A stretch of Mesoplodon densirostris isolate mMesDen1 chromosome 7, mMesDen1 primary haplotype, whole genome shotgun sequence DNA encodes these proteins:
- the MTA2 gene encoding metastasis-associated protein MTA2 yields the protein MAANMYRVGDYVYFENSSSNPYLVRRIEELNKTANGNVEAKVVCLFRRRDISSSLNSLADSNAREFEEESKQPGVSEQQRHQLKHRELFLSRQFESLPATHIRGKCSVTLLNETDILSQYLEKEDCFFYSLVFDPVQKTLLADQGEIRVGCKYQAEIPDRLAEGESDNRNQQKMEMKVWDPDNPLTDRQIDQFLVVARAVGTFARALDCSSSIRQPSLHMSAAAASRDITLFHAMDTLQRNGYDLAKAMSTLVPQGGPVLCRDEMEEWSASEAMLFEEALEKYGKDFNDIRQDFLPWKSLASIVQFYYMWKTTDRYIQQKRLKAAEADSKLKQVYIPTYTKPNPNQIISVGSKPGMNGAGFQKGLTCESCHTTQSAQWYAWGPPNMQCRLCASCWIYWKKYGGLKTPTQLEGAARGTTEPHSRGHLSRPEAQSLSPYTTSANRAKLLAKNRQTFLLQTTKLTRLARRMCRDLLQPRRAARRPYAPINANAIKAECSIRLPKAAKTPLKIHPLVRLPLATIVKDLVAQAPLKPKTPRGTKTPINRNQLTQNRGLGGIMVKRAYETMAGVPFSANGRPLASGIRSSSQPAAKRQKLNPADAPNPVVFVATKDTRALRKALTHLEMRRAARRPNLPLKVKPPLIAVRPPVPLPPSSHPASTSEPIVLED from the exons ATGGCGGCCAACATGTACCGAGTGGGGG ATTACGTCTATTTTGAGAACTCCTCCAGCAATCCTTACCTGGTTAGAAGGATTGAAGAGCTCAACAAG ACTGCAAATGGAAACGTGGAGGCAAAGGTTGTGTGCCTTTTCCGGCGAAGGGACATTTCTAGTAGCCTCAACAGCCTGGCTGATAGTAATGCCA GGGAGTTTGAGGAGGAATCAAAGCAGCCAGGGGTGTCGGAACAGCAGCGACATCAACTGAAGCACCGGGAGCTTTTTCTTTCTCGGCAATTCGAATCGTTACCAGCCACCCACATAAG GGGGAAATGCAGTGTGACCCTCTTGAATGAGACAGATATCTTGAGCCAGTACCTGGAAAAGGAG GACTGCTTTTTTTACTCACTGGTGTTTGACCCTGTGCAGAAGACACTTCTAGCTGATCAGGGCGAGATTCGAGTTGGTTGCAAATACCAAGCTGAGATCCCAGATCGCCTGGCAGAGG GAGAATCTGATAATCGGAACCAACAGAAGATGGAGATGAAAGTTTGGGATCCAGACAACCCTCTCACAGACCGGCAGATTGATCAGTTTCTCGTGGTGGCCCG AGCTGTGGGGACCTTCGCAAGAGCCCTAGATTGCAGCAGCTCCATTCGGCAGCCAAGCTTGCACATGAGTGCAGCCGCTGCTTCCCGAGATATCACTCTG TTTCACGCCATGGATACATTGCAAAGGAACGGCTACGACCTGGCTAAGGCCATGTCGACCCTGGTGCCCCAGGGGGGCCCGGTGCTGTGTCGGGATGAGATGGAGGAATGGTCAGCCTCAGAGGCTATGCTATTTGAGGAGGCCCTGGAGAAGTACGGGAAGGATTTCAATGATATTCGCCAGGACTTT CTACCCTGGAAGTCACTGGCCAGCATAGTTCAATTTTATTACATGTGGAAAACCACAGACCGATACATTCAGCAG AAAAGATTGAAAGCTGCTGAAGCAGACAGCAAACTAAAACAAGTCTACATCCCCACCTA CACCAAACCAAACCCAAACCAGATCATCTCTGTGGGCTCAAAACCTGGCATGAATGGGGCTGGATTCCAGAAGGGCCTGACTTGTGAGAGTTGCCACA CCACACAGTCTGCCCAGTGGTATGCCTGGGGCCCACCCAACATGCAGTGCcgcctctgtgcttcctgttggATCTACTGGAAGAAGTACGGGGGACTGAAGACCCCAACCCAGCTTGAGGGGGCTGCTCGGGGCACCACA GAGCCACACTCGAGGGGTCATTTATCCAGACCCGAAGCCCAAAGTCTCTCCCCCTATACGACCAGCGCCAACCGGGCCAAGCTGCTGGCTAAGAACAGGCAAACATTCCTGCTCCAGACCACGAAGCTGACCCGTCTTGCCAGACGCATGTGCAGGGACCTGTTACAACCGAGGAGGGCTGCCCGACGACCTTATGCCCCCATCAATGCCAATGCCATCAAGGCAGAGT GCTCCATTCGACTCCCTAAGGCTGCCAAGACTCCACTGAAGATTCACCCTTTGGTGCGGCTCCCCCTGGCAACTATCGTCAAAGATCTGG TGGCCCAGGCACCTCTGAAACCAAAAACACCCCGGGGTACCAAGACACCGATCAACAGAAACCAGCTGACCCAGAACCGGGGACTGGGGGGCATCATGGTGAAACGGGCCTATGAGACT ATGGCAGGAGTCCCCTTCTCCGCCAATGGAAGGCCTCTGGCCTCAGGGATTCGCTCAAGCTCACAGCCAGCAGCCAAGCGTCAGAAACTAAACCCAGCTGATGCACCCAATCCTGTGGTGTTTGTGGCCACAAAAGATACCAG AGCCCTGCGGAAGGCTCTGACTCACCTGGAAATGCGGCGAGCTGCCCGCCGGCCCAACTTGCCCCTGAAGGTGAAGCCACCACTGATAGCAGTGCGGCCCCCAGTccctcttcctccatcctcaCATCCTGCCAGCACCAGTGAGCCCATTGTCCTGGAAGATTGA